In Desulfosalsimonas propionicica, one DNA window encodes the following:
- a CDS encoding FAD-dependent oxidoreductase, which translates to MIEAILFTLGLGGICGVALSVASKVFYVYEDPRIAKVEGLLAGANCGGCGYAGCSSAAVAVVNGEAPPNVCILVGPENVSAIAAIMGSEAGTAEPLKSYNNCQGGHRATDRFVYQGLNQCSAVSALYGGKRDCQIGCLGFGDCVNACKFDALCIGPNGYPIVDKDKCVGCGACERVCPKSIIEVRTMSQRLLHLNTEDDALAPCQQTCPAEIDIPRYVTQIREGEYDSAVDTIRERNPLLLACGRVCPHPCEEYCRRSIEDEESVSINQLKRFAADMEMNSGKRLPISKAPDTGRRVAVVGGGPAGLSCAYFLRRVGHNVTIFEAMPKLGGMLRYGIPEYRLPKAVLDWEIEGILNLGIDHHTNVKMGLDFDLGSLVGGGFDAIFMGVGAWKDYKLKIPGENLTGCFTGINFLSAIGNQEKVDIGKRAAVIGGGNTAIDCVRTLIRMGVEKVYLVYRRTRKEMPANDVEIVAAEHEGVEFVFLAAPNKVIEDESNSVAGLEYLKMELGEPDASGRRRPVPVEGSETVLDVDTIITAIGQSPDTAFRTPGTRMEELNLTRWDTIDVNPDTCQSNVPYIFAAGDGATGPALVVDAIGGGRRAARGIDLFLKGKPVTAQNRALLSQRHIPESIFTCVPGVGQSKRKPMPELPVQERIHSFIEADLVLAEPDALEEAGRCLNCCRLCYDPDKQSNAA; encoded by the coding sequence GTGATAGAAGCAATACTTTTTACATTGGGCCTTGGCGGCATCTGCGGAGTGGCCCTGAGCGTTGCCTCCAAGGTGTTTTATGTCTATGAGGATCCGCGGATCGCAAAAGTAGAGGGCCTTTTGGCAGGCGCCAATTGCGGCGGATGTGGCTATGCCGGGTGTTCGTCTGCAGCCGTGGCCGTTGTTAACGGAGAGGCCCCGCCAAACGTCTGTATTTTGGTCGGGCCGGAAAATGTTTCCGCTATTGCCGCCATCATGGGATCAGAAGCGGGCACGGCCGAACCCTTGAAATCCTATAACAATTGCCAGGGGGGCCACCGGGCCACGGACCGTTTTGTTTACCAGGGGCTGAACCAATGCAGTGCCGTCAGTGCCCTTTACGGGGGCAAGAGAGACTGCCAGATCGGATGCCTGGGTTTTGGTGATTGCGTCAATGCCTGCAAATTTGATGCGCTTTGCATTGGCCCCAACGGTTATCCCATCGTGGATAAGGATAAGTGCGTGGGATGCGGGGCATGTGAGCGGGTCTGCCCCAAGTCCATTATTGAAGTGCGAACCATGTCCCAGAGACTGCTGCATCTCAACACCGAGGATGACGCGCTGGCCCCATGTCAGCAGACCTGCCCGGCAGAAATAGACATTCCCAGATATGTCACCCAGATCCGCGAAGGCGAATATGACTCTGCCGTGGATACCATCCGGGAGCGAAATCCCCTGCTGCTGGCCTGCGGCCGGGTTTGTCCGCATCCCTGTGAGGAATACTGCAGACGTTCCATCGAAGATGAAGAATCCGTGTCCATCAACCAGCTCAAGCGCTTTGCCGCGGACATGGAAATGAATTCCGGCAAACGTCTTCCCATATCCAAGGCGCCGGACACAGGCAGGCGTGTGGCTGTTGTGGGCGGCGGGCCTGCGGGGTTGAGCTGCGCCTATTTTCTCCGCCGTGTGGGCCACAATGTGACCATATTCGAAGCCATGCCCAAGCTCGGGGGTATGCTTCGCTATGGCATCCCGGAATACCGGCTGCCCAAGGCGGTTCTGGACTGGGAGATCGAGGGGATTTTAAATCTTGGCATTGATCATCATACAAACGTGAAAATGGGCCTGGATTTTGACTTGGGTTCCCTTGTGGGCGGCGGTTTTGACGCTATTTTCATGGGTGTCGGCGCATGGAAGGACTATAAGCTCAAGATACCCGGGGAAAACTTAACCGGTTGTTTCACCGGTATTAACTTTTTGTCTGCCATTGGCAACCAGGAAAAGGTGGATATCGGAAAACGGGCTGCGGTCATCGGCGGCGGCAATACGGCCATTGACTGTGTGCGGACACTGATCCGCATGGGTGTAGAAAAGGTCTATCTGGTCTACCGCCGGACCCGTAAGGAAATGCCGGCCAATGACGTTGAAATCGTTGCAGCGGAACACGAGGGAGTGGAATTTGTTTTTCTGGCCGCGCCCAATAAGGTTATCGAGGATGAAAGCAACAGCGTGGCAGGCCTGGAATATCTCAAAATGGAACTTGGCGAACCGGATGCAAGCGGCCGCAGGCGACCGGTGCCGGTTGAAGGCTCTGAGACCGTGCTTGATGTGGATACCATTATCACCGCCATCGGGCAGTCCCCGGATACCGCATTCCGTACACCCGGCACTCGAATGGAGGAGCTAAACCTCACCCGGTGGGATACCATAGATGTAAATCCCGATACCTGCCAGTCCAATGTACCTTATATTTTTGCCGCAGGCGACGGAGCCACGGGCCCGGCGTTGGTGGTGGACGCCATTGGCGGGGGCCGGAGAGCGGCCAGAGGCATTGATTTGTTCTTAAAGGGAAAGCCGGTAACCGCCCAAAACCGCGCTCTTCTGTCCCAGCGCCACATTCCGGAATCAATTTTTACATGCGTGCCCGGGGTCGGTCAAAGCAAGAGAAAGCCCATGCCGGAACTGCCTGTCCAGGAACGGATTCACAGCTTTATTGAGGCAGATCTTGTTCTTGCTGAGCCGGATGCCCTTGAAGAAGCCGGCCGGTGTTTAAACTGTTGCCGTTTGTGTTATGACCCCGATAAACAAAGCAATGCAGCATGA